The proteins below come from a single Melospiza georgiana isolate bMelGeo1 chromosome 4, bMelGeo1.pri, whole genome shotgun sequence genomic window:
- the SLC6A15 gene encoding sodium-dependent neutral amino acid transporter B(0)AT2, whose product MPKNSKVVKRDLDDEVIESVKDLLSNEDSSDDAFKKSELMVEDPEEKDVDVEEGSDVEDERPAWNSKLQYILAQVGFSVGLGNVWRFPYLCQKNGGGAYLVPYLILLLIIGIPLFFLELAVGQRIRRGSIGVWNYISPKLGGIGFASCVVCFFVALYYNVIIGWSLFYFSQSFQHPLPWDQCPLVKNASHTFVEPECEKSSATTYYWYREALNISSSLSESGGLNWKMTICLLAAWVMVCLAMIKGIQSSGKIMYFSSLFPYVVLLCFLIRGLLLNGSVDGIRHMFTPKLEIMLEPKVWREAATQVFFALGLGFGGVIAFSSYNKRDNNCHFDAVLVSFINFFTSVLATLVVFAVLGFKANIINEKCVTQNSEKILKLLKMGNLSQDMIPHHINFSSITAEDYNLVYDIIQKVKEEQFDSLGLKSCQIEDELDKAVQGTGLAFIAFTEAMTHFPASPFWSVMFFLMLVNLGLGSMFGTIEGIITPIVDTFKVRKEILTVICCLVAFFIGLIFVQRSGNYFVTMFDDYSATLPLLIVVILENIAVIRIYGIDKFMEDLKDMLGFSPSQYYYYMWKYVSPFVLLCLLVASIVQMGLSPPGYNAWIEDTATEEFHSYPTWGMIVCISLMVLAILPVPIVFMVRRCNLIDDSSGSLASVSYKRGRIIKEPVNLEGDNTSLIHGKSPSEVPSPNFGKNIYRKQTGSPTLDTAPNGRYGIGYLMADMPDMPESDL is encoded by the exons ATGCCTAAGAACAGCAAGGTAGTGAAAAGAGATCTAGATGATGAGGTCATTGAGTCAGTTAAGGACCTGCTCTCTAATGAGGACTCTTCAGATGATGCCTTCAAGAAGAGTGAACTTATGGTTGAGGatccagaagaaaaagatgTAGATGTTGAAGAAGGCTCAGATGTAGAAGATGAAAGACCTGCTTGGAACAGCAAACTCCAATATATTCTGGCACAAGTCGGATTTTCTGTGGGATTGGGGAATGTGTGGCGATTCCCCTATCTGTGTCAGAAGAATGGTGGAG GTGCCTATCTTGTGCCATACTTAATCTTGCTACTGATAATAGGGATTCCACTCTTTTTCTTGGAGCTTGCTGTCGGGCAGAGGATCCGTCGAGGGAGTATTGGTGTGTGGAATTATATCAGTCCCAAACTTGGAGGGATTGGATTTGCAAGCTGTGTG GTATGCTTCTTTGTGGCCCTGTACTACAATGTCATTATTGGATGGAGCCTGTTTTACTTTTCACAGTCTTTTCAGCATCCGTTACCATGGGACCAATGTCCTTTAGTTAAAAATGCATCTCATACCT TTGTGGAGCCTGAGTGTGAGAAAAGTTCTGCAACCACTTATTACTGGTACAGGGAAGCACTGAATATTTCCAGCTCTCTGTCAGAGAGTGGGGGTTTGAATTGGAAGATGACTATCTGCTTGCTGGCTGCTTGGGTCATGGTATGCTTAGCCATGATCAAAGGCATTCAGTCTTCAGGCAAA ATCATGTACTTTAGTTCCCTTTTTCCGTATGTGGTACTTTTATGCTTTCTGATCAGAGGACTGCTCCTTAATGGGTCAGTGGATGGAATTCGTCACATGTTCACCCCTAAG CTTGAAATAATGCTGGAGCCCAAGGTCTGGAGAGAAGCTGCTACTCAGGTGTTCTTTGCCTTAGGGCTTGGATTTGGTGGAGTCATTGCCTTTTCAAGCTACAACAAGAGAGACAACAACTGCCATTTTGATGCTGTACTGGTGTCCTTCATCAATTTTTTCACTTCTGTGCTGGCAACTTTGGTGGTGTTTGCAGTTCTGGGCTTCAAAGCCAATAtcataaatgaaaaatgtgttACCCA aaattcagagaagattttaaaacttctgaaaaTGGGCAATCTCAGCCAAGATATGATCCCACATCATATCAATTTCTCAAGCATTACAGCAGAAGATTACAATTTAGTTTATGACATTATACAGAAAGTCAAAGAAGAACAGTTTGATTCTCTTGGTCTGAAATCTTGTCAAATTGAAGATGAACTTGACAAG GCAGTTCAAGGAACTGGTTTAGCTTTTATTGCATTTACAGAAGCAATGACCCACTTCCCTGCTTCTCCCTTCTGGTCAGTCATGTTCTTTCTCATGTTAGTAAATTTGGGACTTGGAAGTATGTTTGGAACCATTGAAGGCATTATCACACCCATTGTTGATACCTTCAAGgtcaggaaagaaattcttaCTG TCATCTGCTGCTTGGTAGCATTTTTTATTGGCCTGATCTTTGTGCAGCGctctggaaattattttgtgaCAATGTTTGATGACTACTCAGCTACTCTGCCCCTGCTTATCGTGGTCATTTTGGAGAATATTGCAGTCATCCGAATTTATGGAATAGACAA ATTTATGGAAGACCTGAAGGATATGCTGGGGTTTTCTCCAAGCCAGTATTATTACTACATGTGGAAGTATGTTTCACCCTTTGTATTGTTATGTTTGCTGGTAGCTAGCATTGTCCAAATGGGATTGAGTCCTCCTGGTTACAATGCTTGGATTGAGGATACG GCAACAGAAGAGTTCCACAGCTATCCAACATGGGGAATGATTGTCTGTATATCTTTGATGGTGTTGGCCATACTGCCAGTCCCAATAGTCTTCATGGTACGCCGTTGCAACCTTATTGATGACAGTTCTGGTAGTTTGGCATCTGTATCCTACAAAAGAGGTCGGATAATAAAGGAACCTGTTAATCTGGAGGGAGATAATACAAGTCTGATTCATGGGAAGAGTCCAAGTGAAGTGCCATCTCCAAATTTCGGCAAAAACATATATCGAAAACAGACTGGCTCGCCGACTCTGGACACGGCTCCAAACG